Part of the Hydrogenoanaerobacterium saccharovorans genome, CAATCATAGAGCCTCCTTGAACAGCAAACAATGGCGGGACAGCAGTGCTGCCCCACCCGTGCGAAATATGAGTATATGTTTTTGAAAGAACGGTTAAATAAATAAGGGGGAGATTGGTTTATCGGCATAAATACGCTCGATTGCTTCGGCGAATACCGGCCCAACAGGCAATACTACGATTTTATCACTTTTTTTCTCATCAGGCAAAGGAATTGTGTCGAGGATTGCGATGCGTTTGATACAACTTTTTTCAATGCGCTCAATGGCGGGGCCCGAAAGCACGCCGTGTGTAGCACAGGCGTAAACGCGCTTAGCACCGCCTATTTGCATAATCGCCTCTGCACCGTTGCACAGTGTTCCCGCTGTGTCAATCAAGTCATCTACAATAATCGCAATTTTATCTTTTACATCGCCGATGATGTTCATAACCTCGCAAACGTTCGCTTTGGGGCGGCGTTTATCAATAATAGCCAAAGGTGCTTCCAACTTTTCGGCAAATTTGCGTGCACGTCCCACCGAACCAAGGTCGGGCGAAACCACCACAATCTCATCTTTTTTGTCTTTGTATTTTTCAACATAATAGGGTGCGAGCAGGGGAACACCAAGCAAATGGTCGACAGGGATATTGAAAAAGCCCTGAATCTGCGGTGCATGCAAATCCATTGTCAAAACGCGGTCTGCACCGGCGGCGGCAATCATATCTGCAACCAGTTTTGCGGTGATCGGGTCGCGCGACTTTGCCTTTCTGTCCTGCCTTGCATAACCGTAATAGGGGATGACCGCGGTGATGCGGCCTGCTGACGCACGTTTGAAAGCGTCAATCATAATCAGCAGCTCCATAAGGTTGTTGTTAACCGGTTGGCAGGTGGACTGAACCACAAATACGTCCGAACCTCGCACCGACTCATGAATCGAAACCGAAATCTCACCGTCAGAAAAGGTGGTGACATCGCATCTGCCCAATGGCAGGCCCAACCCCTTTGCAATGGCCTCCGCTACGCGCGGGTTTGAGTTAGCGGTAAAAATTTTAATATCCTTGCCATGAAGATTCATGTTGGCGCTCCCCCTCTTTTTATATTTCCGTTCATGCCGAAAACGGCAGTACAGATAAAACTTATTTGATACCTTGCCAGTTTTCTTTGTTAACCTGCCTTGCTCGCGCTATAGATAGTGCTTTTTTCGGCACATTCTCGGTGATGGTGGAACCGGCAGCGACATAGGCGCCCTCTTCCACCGTGACGGGTGCAACCAAATTGGTATTACAGCCGATAAAAGCATTGTCTTCTACAGTGGTGCGGTATTTGTGCTTTCCGTCGTAGTTGCAGGTGATAATGCCACCGCCCATATTACAGTTCTGCCCCAAATCCGTGTCTCCGATATAAGAGAGATGGGCGATGGAGGTTTTTTTGCCGATCGTAGAATTTTTCAGCTCTACGAAATCGCCTATTTTGGCATGGTCTTCTATTTTACAGTTGGGGCGAACATAGCTGAACGGCCCAACACGCACACCGCTGCCTACCTGCGAATCAAACAGCTGGGAGGCATTGATAACGGTATTGTCACCGATCGTACAATTTTCAATCACCGTGTTTGGCCCAATGGTACAGCCGGTGCCGATAGTCACATTGCCACGCAGGATGGTACCCGGTAAAATGCGCGTATCTGCACCGATTTGAACGCCATTTGCTATTATAACACCGTCTGTCAATAGAATTTCCACACCGTCAGCCAGTGCTTTGCTAATATTTTTCATACGAGCTATTTCGTTAAGGCGCAAAAGCCCTGCGCGGTCGTTCGCGCCTAAGATGACGTCGGGATCTTTCGCTTTGTAGCCGCCGATGGGAAGCCCTTTTTTTGCGGCATAAGAGACAGAATCGGTAAGATAATATTCACCTTGCTTGTTGTTGGTGGTGAAACTTTCCATTGCCTGCATCAAAAAATCGACATTAAACCAGTACCCGCCCGAATTTACCTCACGGATGGGCGCTGTGGCGCTGTCGGTATCCGCCTGCTCTACAATGCTGCTGACACAGCCGTTTTCAGCGTCACGCACAATGCGCCCATATCCAAACGGGTTTTGTAATTCTGCGGTGATAACAGTCATCACATATCCGCCGTTTTTGTGGTGCTGGTACGAGCCGGCAATCACCTCTGCGCTCATAAAAGGTGCATCGCCGCACAGAACAATGCAGTCTTCGCCTTTATGGCGCAGCAAAAATTCTTTTGCCTGCATCACTGCATGTCCTGTACCTCTGCGCTCAAATTGAATTGCAATTTCAGCAGATGAAACCGCTTTCTGTACCTCATCCGATTTATCGGAGCACACCAAACACAGTTCTTCAATACCTGCTTCTTTTAATGCGTCCTCAATCCAATTTACCATAGGTTTAAACAAAACCTCGCACAACACTTTTGGCTTTTGCGATTTCATTCTTTTACCGTCGCCTGCACACAATACCACTGCACATATTTTTTGCAATTAGATCACACCTTGTTGTTATTTTCAGTTTTTACTGATTAACGCTGATTAAATTTGGAAAAAAGCGTCAATTTATACTATGTATATCTACACTTATTATTGCAATTTTTATTAGTATTTTCAAGTGTTTGCGTGTTAAATCATAGAATATTGTTCAAATGAATGAATTTATAAAGATTTTTCAAGTTTCTATAGAAAATGCCTATAGGATTTGCTATACTTAATCTACGCCTATTTGCAAATAGGTGTATGTCCTTGTGTGGAAAAAGATTTTGACCCATCTTTTCGATATGGGCTTGAAATTTTTCAATAAAAGAATTCAATAAATTCAGGAGGTAGATTCAAATGGGTAAAAAATTTGTATACCTATTCTCCGAGGGCGACGGTTCAATGAGAGAACTCCTCGGCGGTAAAGGTGCAAACCTTGCAGAGATGACCAAACTTGGTATGCCGGTTCCACAGGGCTTTACAGTTACTACTGAGGCATGTACTCAGTACTATGCTGACGGCGAAAAAATCAACGAAGAAATTCAGGCTGAAATTTACAAAAACATGGAGGCACTGGAGAAAATCGCAGGTAAAAAATTCGGCGATTTGCAGAATCCTCTGCTTGTTTCTGTACGTTCCGGTGCAAGAGCTTCAATGCCCGGCATGATGGATACCATCTTGAACCTTGGTCTCAACGACGAGGTTGTTGAGGTTATGGCTAAAAAAACCAACAACCCCCGTTTTGCATACGACTCCTACCGTCGTTTCATCCAGATGTATTCCGACGTTGTAATGGAAGTTGGCAAGAAATACTTTGAAGAACTCATCGACGAGATGAAAGAAAAAAGAGGCGTTACACTGGATACCGAGCTGACTGCTGAAGACCTCAAAGAGCTTGCAAACCAGTTTAAAGCAGAGTTCAAAGCGAAAAAAGGCTTTGATTTCCCCTCTGACCCCAAAGAACAGCTGATGGGCGCTATCATGGCTGTATTCCGTTCTTGGGACAACCCCCGTGCTAACTACTACAGAAGAATGAACGACATTCCTTCTTCTTGGGGTACCGCTGTAAACGTACAGATGATGGTATTCGGTAATACCGGTGACGACTCCGGTACCGGTGTTGCATTTACCCGTAACCCTGCAACCGGCGAGAAAAAACTGTTTGGTGAGTTTTTGCTGAATGCTCAGGGCGAGGACGTTGTTGCAGGTGTTCGTACACCCGAAACCATCGACCATTTGAATGATGTTATGCCTGAAGCATACAAAGAGTTTGTAACCATCTGTGATAGACTTGAGGATCACTACAGAGATATGCAGGACATGGAGTTTACCATCGAAAACAGAAAACTCTACATGCTCCAAACCAGAAACGGTAAACGTACCGCTGCTGCTGCTCTGCAGATTGCTTGCGACCTCGTTGACGAAAAAATGATCACCGAAAAAGAAGCAGTTATGATGATCGACCCGAAACAGCTCGATGCTTTGCTCCATCCCCAGTTTGATGAAAAAGCACTGAAAGCTGCAAAACCCATCGGCTCTGCTTTGCCTGCATCTCCGGGTGCTGCTTGCGGCCGTGCTGTATTTACCGCTGCTGATGCTGTTGAGTGGCATGAAAAAGGCGAAAAAGTAATTCTGGTTCGTCTTGAGACTTCTCCTGAGGATATTGCCGGAATGCACGTTTCGCAGGGCATCCTGACTGTTCGTGGCGGTATGACCTCTCACGCTGCTGTTGTTGCTCGCGGTATGGGTACTTGCTGTGTATCCGGTTGCGGCGCAATTAAAATGGATGAAGAGAATAAATGCTTTACACTCGACGGCAAAACTTATAAAGAGGGCGACTACATCTCTCTCGACGGTTCTACCGGTAATATCTACGGCGAGGCTATCCCCACCGTTGCAGCTTCCATCTCAGGCAACTTTGAGCGCTTGATGGGCTGGGCTGACGAGTACAGAACTCTGCAGGTTCGTACCAATGCTGATACACCGAAAGATGCTGAGCAGGCTGTGAAGTTCGGCGCACAGGGTATTGGTTTGACAAGAACCGAGCATATGTTCTTCGATGGCGACAGAATCCCCGCTATGAGAGAAATGATTGTTTCTAAAACCGAAGAGCAGAGAAGAGCCGCTTTGGCAAAACTTCTGCCGATGCAGAGAAGCGATTTCGAGGGCATCTACGAGGCAATGCAGGGTATGCCTGTAACCATCCGTTTCCTCGATCCGCCGCTGCATGAGTTCCTGCCCACAGCAGAGGCTGATATTATTGCACTGGCAAAAGAAATGCACCTTGAGGTTGCTGACCTCAAAGCTACCATTTCTTCTCTCCACGAGTTCAACCCGATGATGGGTCACCGTGGCTGCCGTCTGGCTGTTTCTTATCCCGAGATTGCTGAGATGCAGACACAGGCTGTTATCGAGGCTGCAATCAACGTTCAGAAGAGACATCCCGATTGGAAGATCGTTCCCGAAATCATGATTCCGCTGGTTGGCGAAATCAAAGAGCTTGCTTATGTAAAAGGCGTTGTTGTTAAAACAGCTGACGCTGCAATTGCTGCTGCCGGCTCTGATATGCACTATAAAGTAGGCACCATGATTGAGATTCCGCGTGCTGCAATCACTGCTGATGAGATTGCAAAAGAAGCAGAGTTCTTCTCCTTCGGCACCAACGACCTCACCCAGATGACCTTCGGCTTCAGCCGTGACGATGCTGGTTCTTTCTTGGGCTCTTACTACGACAAGAAGATCTACGAGCAGGATCCGTTTGCTCGTTTGGACCAGAAGGGCGTAGGCAAACTGGTTGAGATGGCTGCGAAACTCGGCAAACAGACTCGCCCTGACATTAAATTGGGCATCTGCGGCGAGCACGGCGGCGATCCTTCTTCTGTTGAGTTCTGCCACAGAGCAGGCCTCACCTATGTTTCTTGCTCACCGTTCCGTGTTCCTATTGCTCGTTTGGCTGCTGCTCAGGCTGCAATCAAAGACCAGAAATAATTCGTTTACACGAAGTATTTTTTGAGTATATGCGTCAAAAGACCATCCGCTTATTGCGGATGGTCTTTTTTATGCTTTTTCACTTTCAGTTCACTTTTTCTGCTG contains:
- the glmU gene encoding bifunctional UDP-N-acetylglucosamine diphosphorylase/glucosamine-1-phosphate N-acetyltransferase GlmU, whose protein sequence is MQKICAVVLCAGDGKRMKSQKPKVLCEVLFKPMVNWIEDALKEAGIEELCLVCSDKSDEVQKAVSSAEIAIQFERRGTGHAVMQAKEFLLRHKGEDCIVLCGDAPFMSAEVIAGSYQHHKNGGYVMTVITAELQNPFGYGRIVRDAENGCVSSIVEQADTDSATAPIREVNSGGYWFNVDFLMQAMESFTTNNKQGEYYLTDSVSYAAKKGLPIGGYKAKDPDVILGANDRAGLLRLNEIARMKNISKALADGVEILLTDGVIIANGVQIGADTRILPGTILRGNVTIGTGCTIGPNTVIENCTIGDNTVINASQLFDSQVGSGVRVGPFSYVRPNCKIEDHAKIGDFVELKNSTIGKKTSIAHLSYIGDTDLGQNCNMGGGIITCNYDGKHKYRTTVEDNAFIGCNTNLVAPVTVEEGAYVAAGSTITENVPKKALSIARARQVNKENWQGIK
- the ppdK gene encoding pyruvate, phosphate dikinase, with product MGKKFVYLFSEGDGSMRELLGGKGANLAEMTKLGMPVPQGFTVTTEACTQYYADGEKINEEIQAEIYKNMEALEKIAGKKFGDLQNPLLVSVRSGARASMPGMMDTILNLGLNDEVVEVMAKKTNNPRFAYDSYRRFIQMYSDVVMEVGKKYFEELIDEMKEKRGVTLDTELTAEDLKELANQFKAEFKAKKGFDFPSDPKEQLMGAIMAVFRSWDNPRANYYRRMNDIPSSWGTAVNVQMMVFGNTGDDSGTGVAFTRNPATGEKKLFGEFLLNAQGEDVVAGVRTPETIDHLNDVMPEAYKEFVTICDRLEDHYRDMQDMEFTIENRKLYMLQTRNGKRTAAAALQIACDLVDEKMITEKEAVMMIDPKQLDALLHPQFDEKALKAAKPIGSALPASPGAACGRAVFTAADAVEWHEKGEKVILVRLETSPEDIAGMHVSQGILTVRGGMTSHAAVVARGMGTCCVSGCGAIKMDEENKCFTLDGKTYKEGDYISLDGSTGNIYGEAIPTVAASISGNFERLMGWADEYRTLQVRTNADTPKDAEQAVKFGAQGIGLTRTEHMFFDGDRIPAMREMIVSKTEEQRRAALAKLLPMQRSDFEGIYEAMQGMPVTIRFLDPPLHEFLPTAEADIIALAKEMHLEVADLKATISSLHEFNPMMGHRGCRLAVSYPEIAEMQTQAVIEAAINVQKRHPDWKIVPEIMIPLVGEIKELAYVKGVVVKTADAAIAAAGSDMHYKVGTMIEIPRAAITADEIAKEAEFFSFGTNDLTQMTFGFSRDDAGSFLGSYYDKKIYEQDPFARLDQKGVGKLVEMAAKLGKQTRPDIKLGICGEHGGDPSSVEFCHRAGLTYVSCSPFRVPIARLAAAQAAIKDQK
- a CDS encoding ribose-phosphate diphosphokinase, which produces MNLHGKDIKIFTANSNPRVAEAIAKGLGLPLGRCDVTTFSDGEISVSIHESVRGSDVFVVQSTCQPVNNNLMELLIMIDAFKRASAGRITAVIPYYGYARQDRKAKSRDPITAKLVADMIAAAGADRVLTMDLHAPQIQGFFNIPVDHLLGVPLLAPYYVEKYKDKKDEIVVVSPDLGSVGRARKFAEKLEAPLAIIDKRRPKANVCEVMNIIGDVKDKIAIIVDDLIDTAGTLCNGAEAIMQIGGAKRVYACATHGVLSGPAIERIEKSCIKRIAILDTIPLPDEKKSDKIVVLPVGPVFAEAIERIYADKPISPLFI